From Bacteroides uniformis:
GGGGAGAAGCAGACGAACCGGTCTTTCAGCCACAGCTTGTACAAGGCTTCGGAGTGGAGGAATATTTCTTCCAGTGTCAGATTGGTGGTGACGGGTACCCGGCAAGTGAGGTTCGTCAGGTAGCTGTTGCCTGCCAGCAGGTTTTGCTTCACGAGGTCGAACGAATGTCTGTATGCGGCGGGGGAAGGGGGAGTGATGTCCCACTGGATAGGGCCGGCGCATCGGGCGGCTGTGCTTCTGGCAAGGGCTGTTGCAGCCGTCTCCGTGTTGCCTGCCTTCGGGAATTGGAAAAGGCAGGTGGCGGGGTCTATCCGGTCGAGGGGCTCAATGTGCGACTGCTCTTGCGCGTAGTCTACGATGAAGAGGAAGGGCACATTGGCTCCGGCCAGTGCGTTCATGCGGGCGATGGTTTCTGTCCGGCTGTACGTCTTCATGCGTCAATAGACTGCGGAGGCTATCACCTGGATTATCAGAATGAGGAACACCATGGCAATGGGATATACCGTGGCATAGGCCACGCTCGGTATGTTGCTGTCCGTCATGGAGTCGGCGGCGGCAAGGCCGGGCGTACTGGTCATGCCGCCGGTGATGGTGCCCAGCAGGTCGAGAATGTTTATCTTGAACACGAACAGGCCTACGCATACTGCCACCAGCATGGGCACCAGCGTGATGGCGGCGCCTACGCCGAACAAGAGCCAGCCGCTTTCCTGGAACGTGGCCATCAGATTCCGTCCTGCCGATGTCCCTACTTCGGCAAGGAAGAGCAGCAGTCCCAGCTGGCGCAGCAGTTGGTTGGCAGGGCCGGACATGGACCACAGAATGGGGCCGGTCTTTCCGATGGCGCTCAGGAACAAGGCGACCATCAGGATGCCTCCCGTCAGTCCCGGAGAGAACGACAGACTGTCCGAGAAGGAGATGTTGAGCTTGCCGAAGAGCACGCCCAGCACGATGCCCAGGGCGATGGGGAAGAAGTCGGTGTCGGACAGTTGCTTGGTGTCGTTGCCCAGCAGGCGTGCCACTCCCTTGATGCCGTCCTTCTCGCCCACCACCATCAGTTTGTCGCCGAATTTTAGGGCCAGGTCGGGCGAGGGGGAGAGGTCGATGCCGCTTCGGCGGATGCGGGTGACGGTGCAGCCGAAGTTCTTCATCAGGTTGAGGTCGCCCAGCTGCTTGTTTATCATATCCTTCTTGGTGAGCAGCAGGGATTCAATCTCCTGCATGTCTACGAGTGGCAGTTCGCCTTCTTCGCGTTCGCCCACGAGGACGGCGAGCTGGTTTAAGGCCTCTTCGCTACCCACGGCTTGTATGTAGTCTCCCTCGTGCAGGATGGTCTGGGCGGTGGGGATGGCTATCTGCTCGTTGTGCTTGTGGCGTGAGATGACGGCTCCGGTCATGGCGCGCGCATTGATTTGCATCAGGCTCCGGTCGAAGACGGCGGGGTTGGTTACGCGGAACAGACAGGTTGTCAGTTCCGGGAACTGGCTGCGGCGTTCCTTCTCCAACCGGCGCGCCTCCTTGTCGAGGTCGATGCGCATGATACGGGGCAGCAGCTTAACGAAGAGAATCACGCCGATAACGCCGAAAGGATAGGCAATACCGTAAGCGATGGATGCCAGTGGGGAATGGGTGCTGTCAATGGCAACGGCGAGTCCCGGCGTACTGGTCAGGGCACCGGCTATCAGTCCCACGACACTGGGAGTATCGATGTCGAAGGCATATTTCAGTCCTACTGCCGTCAGGGCGGCGGAGCAGATGATGAGCAGGGTGATGATGATAAGCGTCTTGCCCTTGCTCCGGAAGGAGTCGAAAAATCCGGGACCGGCCTGGATGCCGATGGTGAAGATGAAGAGCACCAGTCCGAAGTTTCCTAATTCTTTGGGGATGATGACACCGAAGTGTCCGAACAGCAGGGCAATGAAGATGACGGCGGAGACGTCGAGCGAAAGCCCTTTAATCTTGATTCTTCCCAACATGAAGCCTAAAGCCACAATGAGAAAGAGCGCGAAATAGGAGGAGTTTAACAAGTCAGCAAACATAATCAGTTAAAGAGTTAGGAATTTATGTCACAAAGATAGTGCAAAAAAGTGAGATAGA
This genomic window contains:
- a CDS encoding aspartate:alanine exchanger family transporter, which codes for MFADLLNSSYFALFLIVALGFMLGRIKIKGLSLDVSAVIFIALLFGHFGVIIPKELGNFGLVLFIFTIGIQAGPGFFDSFRSKGKTLIIITLLIICSAALTAVGLKYAFDIDTPSVVGLIAGALTSTPGLAVAIDSTHSPLASIAYGIAYPFGVIGVILFVKLLPRIMRIDLDKEARRLEKERRSQFPELTTCLFRVTNPAVFDRSLMQINARAMTGAVISRHKHNEQIAIPTAQTILHEGDYIQAVGSEEALNQLAVLVGEREEGELPLVDMQEIESLLLTKKDMINKQLGDLNLMKNFGCTVTRIRRSGIDLSPSPDLALKFGDKLMVVGEKDGIKGVARLLGNDTKQLSDTDFFPIALGIVLGVLFGKLNISFSDSLSFSPGLTGGILMVALFLSAIGKTGPILWSMSGPANQLLRQLGLLLFLAEVGTSAGRNLMATFQESGWLLFGVGAAITLVPMLVAVCVGLFVFKINILDLLGTITGGMTSTPGLAAADSMTDSNIPSVAYATVYPIAMVFLILIIQVIASAVY